taaaaaaagttatgtgtttctaaaaatacatatttcaCATTTTCTATGCATATAATAATGGTAAATTGTgaatttcaaaaacattaattgtgtttactgaattttgattggataaaaaatatgagaaatagctaatcacaaaaaaataatacatttaacaatatgtttttaaaatttgtgtgAAAACTCTAAAACATACATACATCATTTAGAATCGGAAAAAGAGTATAAAATTTGCCGAAGAGATCAACATTTAGTTCACTTCACAAAATTGGTATTGTCGCTCTTATCTTATCTTGTAGGAAAAGAAAACTATCTGTTTCTGTGCGTTGGGCTTTTATATGCTATTCATTTTGGTTTGGTAGTTAGTTAGTTTTCCTTGGGCCTTTTGTTGCATTATCGTTGGGTATTTTTCGTTTTGTTTCTGATTTCTTCCATTGAACAAGTATTGGGTAACAAATGCATTAGGCACCAGAAGCAGTCAAAACATGCAGAATCTGGTAGATTAGGGTCTGAGGAAATTAGCTAATGACTGGGTCTTCAAGTTTAGGTACCCGTTTCGGCTCTTAAAgctttagattttttcttgtaAAAAATTTCATAGTTGAGTTCACTCTGGGTCGAATTTAGTCACAGCAGGATGAAACATTGGTCATGAtctccaattttttttgaagtttttacaAGAATTAGTCccttaaattatttaaaataagttttataaactTTCTTAAAAGAATGTTTAGAGCCTCCTAAATCTCAAATCTTCCCCTGAGTTCATTTTCTTAAGGTAAACAAACCCAATACTGTCACTGAGAATGCAACAGAGACAAACTACGTACATACCATTGTTGGTCCTGAACAATCTCaacaatgtttaaaatataagcACTTCTGGTCAAACGTctgataatataaaaaatctgtAAAGCCCCGATCGCCCACAGCTAATGGGCCatccacgcccgctctctcggtcTGTGGGCCCCATCTCATTCCAGCGATCGGTCTGTTAATGTTTTCAaatgctcgaaatcattgtttactgaccctgcaatcaccacccgacctttctccgtgctttggcctcactagCACGTTATCGcaaatcacttcccgataggtcatcAATTCTTCTattactccagctcaagcacgcttaactctggaatTCTTTTTGGATGTGATCCGAAAAagataagtcaactttggtgacataggtagccaaatcaattattttaagcttttttcatatATCACGAACCGGAATGTTACTGAACATACAAGATTTTGCTACTTTTTCAAtctattgttaaaatattaagcCAAACATTAAATGTCATACAATCAATGTTTTTATACATATCTCGCATATTTAGACATCCAGTTCAGCAAGAATGTTGAGCAAACAAACCTCGACACAACCAAAAGGAATAGTAATATGAAATCCGTCTTCTGAACAAGAAGGTCTTAGACGGCTGTAGTAGATTTTCTGACAGTGTAATGATAAGCAGCAACTTTCTTCTTGCGGGACAAAGAGTTATCAACCGAGATAATGAGTTCCCAAGCTTCTCCTGTCGTGAAAGAGTTGCAAACAGCTTCATCCGAAGCTTTCATCCTTCTTGGTTTCTCAACCACAATCGCGTAACTCTCTTCAGCGTTTGGAACAAACTCTGCCGTATACTCTAAGTCCCATCCTCCAACTACTATGTCCCATGATATCGTTGCTCCACCCTGTAATGTCATAATCCACATACACATATTTCATAATTcatcaaatcatttttatttaactcACTTAGTATAGGCATGCGAGTTTGATTGTAATGCAGTTTTCGGTAAGTTTGGTTTGCACAAAATCTTGGCAAATTGGACCGAACAAAATCTTGGTTCAATAATCGGTTAGTTTAGTTTAAATTTGGATATGATTCCGGTTTGGTTTCATATAGCTTTGATTAgagtttaaaaaacaaaaaactgacTAACTACCGaaccaaatcaaatcaaaaactgaattttcttttctaaatctACCGAACTGAACAGAACTCTTAACCGAACttgaaccaaaaaccaaaatgttttattcgGTTAATGCCTTTAGTATCTTCAAAAATGCTTATTGATATATTACCTCAATGCCTTCGATCTGAATGTTAACTTTCTCACCACCCTTGATGGAGAATTCAGAAGCGGGTTTAGGTGGTCCTTTTTGAGAATCAGTAGGACGACTAAGGCCGCCGTATTGCACCGGAATATCTTCAGGTCTTATGAACCTGAAACAGCAGCAAATGGTACAtgcaaatttaaaacataaagcGCAATTAGCAAAACAAAATAGGATGTAAAATAGTTTCTTTTAGATTGTACTTGTAAAGTGTTTCGGCTGCATTTCCTTCTTTGGACATTACAAACTTGCTCTTTGTTCTATGAGTCAAGAAAGGGCTGAACATTGAGTAGATCACACTGAAGTACCAAGGCACATTGATGAATATctgcaaaagttttttttatctgactaaaatttaacattctttaaaaaaaagaatatctaCAAATAttgaaagaaacaaacaaatggATTCATTATAACTCGAAGAGCAGactagtattttttttactcAGTCTTAGTTTGGGCAATGCGTTATTTAGATATAATGCATAGTCTTggtcaaatatttttaaaatgtgatGGTGAATGGAGACTGATTCTTAATAAACTAAGCGTACGGCCACACAGAATCCTTCAGTGTAAGTAACTGTAGCAGTAGAagataaaagctacagaatgaTGCCAACACAGAAACATCTAAAACCACTCTTAATTACTATTATTTCTTAATTCCATTTTCAGAATTCGAACAAAAGTAAAAGAGAACATACAAATAAACCAACAAGTTTCCAAGATTTACAGCTAAATACTACTACTTGTTAGTATGAAAAAGAATTTAAGGGAAAGATTTCTTGAATCCCATTAAGCAGATTTTTACAAAGCATTTAAgacattttttaatttcttgaatGAGAGATTAGCAACTAGGCAACCCAACACGCAAAACATAGCAAAAGCACATGAAAAAAACCGTAATAATTTCGACAGTTTTTCAGACAACAAGTACAGAAACATAATTTCGAGTTTCAAGTTCTTGTCTCCCAAAAGAAACAGAAACCCACGGAGAACTCTATTTCCAAGTTTCTcgaactctatatttgaagtttaaaggtgttgttctttaaaaccaaaacttcaaactcaatttcaaaactatttgtattttataatatggtctttatatttgtcataatcaatttgaattcataaaacttttgtaaataactagcacatatatagacatattacaacaaaattaattaataaaatattacattaaaatataaaattttaaacataataacttaattaatattaaatttcaagcaaaataccatattattccataaagtgATTCTCgaaatgcatatatgatctactagtgcatttcgaagtaaaaatggtTCTCCTCATTTTTAGATTAGagataaaaattgttgaaatcaggtgatattaatatttgtaaatacattagaccagaacaaaaaaataaaagagaaacataaaatattactaaaagactaacttttaccgatgatattaatactcgtgaatatattcaatatgaacaagaaagaattgtacgaaaagacatcatcaacaacaacaaccatcttgaGTTACACAAAACaaattggacaatatttgaaaattttgaatgttccggatcaaacttacATGACTATTagtattgttgtaatatttaaatttgtgtaatagttatgtcttcgtgtaatttttttaaagttttttttgtttagtttcttttatatatttttgttacttaaatctagttttaaatattttaaatctttttttaaagttttatttgattttatgtgtacacttaaattttgtaaacaaaacttaaaatatttatgagatataatttttataaagattaaaacaataaacaagaaaatatttatgaatcataaatgtgaaGTGTAATTGTAAGAAATCAAaacgtaaataaaaatatgaaatttttaagaaaaaaaatccaaagaGAATCAAAGATTTACCTTAGTAGCAACCATCTCAGGATAATTATCctgaaagagagaaagaatctGGTTCGAAGCAACTCTAAGCTCTCtcttagagcatctttatccaGGTATTTTAGTGGGGTTTTTAGTGGCATGGGTCCCACTAAAATGATAAAACCGTTATTTGTGTTTGCCAAATAAGAACCgttctttgtttgattcttGCAGTGTTCGTCAGCTTCACTGATACGTTGGCGGTACGCGATTGGttaaacttttaatatatttttttaaggcaaaaaactaaaataaaaaaataagaacccCAGTTTTGAGTTTGTGGGATAAAGATGCCCTTAGGCATATCCTTAAGATCCGTAACTTGAATAATCGAATTAACACCACCAGGCTTAAAATGAAGCAGCTTAACACCTCTCTCCAGAACCTGAACTCTCCATCTCAGAAACTTGTTGAGTTTCTCCTCGTCACCAAACACCCTCTCgtacatctctctctctttaaacACACCGTACGCGTTGTAACACACGGGATGCCCTTCTTTGTCGTACCCTCTCATGTACGCTACTCTACCTTCCAAATCTTTAAAACCAAGATCCTCTTCGGTCAGTTTCTCGGTCTTGAACTCTTCTCTCCACTCCAGACACTTCTCAAGCATCCTCAGCGAGTCTCCGACTTTGAAGTCCCTGGCTCTGAGGAACTTGAGGAGGATGACGTCAGCTCTGTCGTCACCGCCTAGGAGCGGGACTCCCCACATGGAAGAAGAGGATGCGAAGGAGGAAGATGAGAGTTTTTGTTTGAGGTCTTGGAGAGATTTTGCCTCGGAGGGTTTGAGTTCGGAGACGAAGTAAAAGTCTTCTTTGAAGTGGCTGGGGCGGAGGGGGATGAGAGTGGTCATGAAGGTTTTTTTTGGCTCTGTGCTTTGGTGATCAAATGGGGTTGGAGACAGTGAAGAGTCCATTGTTTCTTCGAGTAAGTTTTTTTGTGAGAAAGAGACTATCGATGGAGGATAAATAATAAGCAAAAGCAGAGGGGAAGAGTGAGAGTGACGGTagctagagagagatagagaaagaTATAGGCGTTACTTGTGATTTCTGATTTTGAACAGATGAAAGAATATTTTTACTGAACTCTAattccaaaatatattttgtttttggacaaAATTGATAGTGAAATCAAACACAACCTTCGTATTATTATTAACCtgtaagagacggttcttagttttttttagattttaattatgaaaagttaagaaccgtttcttaaataaaagatataaaaatcatatattagccgaaaagtgtaaaaaaaaaaaaaaaaaagtgtcaaatcatgagttaagaatcTCAGCTAAAATACCGGAGTTAATCATGTCCTTATTTCTCGAATGATATCTAGGTTTAGGTAGTGTTTGTAAAAGTCCAACTGTATTATTCTGTAAAACTTCTTACGGTTAAATTATATAGTCATTTCAAATGTTCTCCTTTGAAAActgatgtttgttttttttgtaaacgggctttcttaattaaaatgcaaaaagaaataaaacattaCAAGCCATAAGCTTAAACTTGTTTTGGGCTGAGCCCAGTGTTTTAATCTTGAAATAACACATATGACAGGAACTAGTAGACCAATTGATTTTGAAAGGTCCTTGAGTTGAACTTTTGGAAGGGGAAGTTTGTAGAAACAACGAGTCTGTGGATTCCTTTGGTCGAACCGCCTGAGATCATGATCTAAGGAACCAGAGCTGTGACATCGCTGACGACGCTCTTGGGATTGCATGTCGGATGCTCTGTAGGCGATTACGGATCTGCTTATCAATCAGAGATATGATTGCTTCCGGCGGTTTGAAGGTCTGTCGATGGAGTCTTGAGTTTCGCTCTGTCCAAAGCCAGTAGATTACAGCCTGAGTTGCTAGAAGCGGGAGGCGGAGAGAGTCACGATTGGTTCGCAAGTCCTGAAGTTGAGCGACAATATCATCCCAAGAGGTGAGAACTCAAAGAAGAGGTGATTTCTACTCTTCTGAGCAGTATTGCAGAGTAAACATAAGGGATCAACATTAAGACCCCATCCATTTAACATGTCTCTTGTAGGACCAACCAAGTAAGGAAATTGTGCCGCGGGATGCTGTAAGAGATCCAAACGATCTTAGCCCAAGGAACCGTCGGCTGGGAACCTTTAAGATAAGTGTATATCACGCCTGTTTTGTACCTTTGTTCCAGTCTTCCATCAACCACCCATTCATAACCATCTTCCACTTCTGATAACTCCACCGTGAACCTGTAGTGCTAATTGGTTCTCAGTTTTTGCTGCAGGTAGATGCCAACTCCCCGCGGAGAAGCGTGATGCCACAGTTGCTGTCTTTGGGATACCAAGACGCGAAGTGCTGGCGTTCAGAAAATTGTATAGGTTTTCAAAGGGTGACCAATTATCAAACCATTATCTTTGAAAACTGATGTTCGAAAGAGAGAAGACCGTTTTAGTTGGATGTTTCATGTACGATGTCTCTTCCTTTATACTACATGAAATATGGATGTGCATGGAATTTACAATTATACAAGAATGAAATTAAATACTTGAAGCATGTAGAAACTTACTCGTAaaagactcaaaactcaaaCCACTCTTCACCAATCATaacttttatttgtttcaaCAAATTGGTATCTTGTCACTACTGATAACCTATTTACTTTTTAGCTTCTAACCTTATATTTAGTGCTCTGTTGGCAAGGTCGATCCCAATCTAAAATAGAAGACGcttgtgcttttttttttgactaataaaacttcagttcaaaaaaaataaatgtatatacTAAAACTAGATTAAAACCCTGCACAAGATCTTATTTCATACAAATAATGAAGACGCTTgtgtttgaaatataaaatatgtgaaGGACATTAAATTTACGGAAGTTGTTGGTAACATAAGATTATCTCCAATCCTactatattttactctatttttcactatatatatagaataatttttttttgatcatcactctattttttattctaaaatagaatatcaTTGGAACAACAACCAACTCtattatactccctctgtttccgAAAGTAATATTTTctagggagaattgccaagtgtgactcaaaacttggagtcaaacccaaaacaataccccaacttgggtcaaaggcaaaagtaacctaaaaggctattgaaattacaactatccccttgtgaccaaacaagaaaacggaattttttttacgtttctacccctcgcaagtcgtctgtttagacgacttgaaaataagtcgtccagacgacttaactgaaagtcgtctggacagttagtcttaaacataatttaaaaattttgtaaaaatattttgataagtgaaaaatgggaattatgtaattaacatatgtcttaggaggtataaattaagatataacaaatttcaattgttttcagcatagatgagtgaaagtagtgagtcatgatattcttaagtttatgtttcatcaacatatgttgtagtattgtatgtgttcttagggttagattttggaaagcattaaaaccgtttttgaaaatttttaaaattacttatgcgtgttcatttctgtgtatagtaaacactatttaagtataatttgattttataacgtggttagttagttaatctagtcattttagtttaggggttcattttagggtctaggacgacttaatattttgtcgtctgaaaacagacgactaaatattaagtcgtctgttgtacattatcagccagaataagtcgtctaaaccggaccaaaccttaaagtttaccaatgtacttttaaagctaaccggattatttacccaatatataaggtgatttttactttttttgtttcatttttcgcgaaattcagaaaccctaacagttctctctcaaaggcgatttcgaattcccacgatttccgaacaaaccatcgttctcaacgtcggctatctatctcaccgttgtcgccgcagcttcttctaaccctagcgccgccgattcctctaaaccctagcgccgccgattcctctaaaccctagcgccgccgcttccactatttccgaacaaaccgtcgccctcgccaccgtggtcaccaacgttctcaccgccgcttcctctaaacactagcgccgccgcttcttctaaaccctagcgccgccgcttcttctctgtaaaccttagcgccgtttctctgtaaaccctaacgccgctaagtcatcaatctcgaggaaaagatgaacataaaacgttgtctctatcaatttactcattctcaccgtttcacgtttattttttcagatctataaccgcaatgacgagtactccaactccttctgcgactggaagacttgtaagtaatttaagtcgtctggaaagtcttccaactggacgacttagtagatgacttaaatataagtcgtccatttggaagactttccagacgacttaattataagtcgtctactaagtcgtctggacttatattgttgtctttgattattttgcagacaaaaaggatggatattccagaactcccccgtaggttatacacatcaggggaagagccagaagcccacaatagcatttcgtatcatacggataacagcaagttgcatactgctcttaggaaagctcttactgctcttaggaaagctcttactgatgacgaatttgaagagctca
The nucleotide sequence above comes from Brassica napus cultivar Da-Ae unplaced genomic scaffold, Da-Ae ScsIHWf_127;HRSCAF=226, whole genome shotgun sequence. Encoded proteins:
- the LOC106440091 gene encoding patellin-6, with amino-acid sequence MDSSLSPTPFDHQSTEPKKTFMTTLIPLRPSHFKEDFYFVSELKPSEAKSLQDLKQKLSSSSFASSSSMWGVPLLGGDDRADVILLKFLRARDFKVGDSLRMLEKCLEWREEFKTEKLTEEDLGFKDLEGRVAYMRGYDKEGHPVCYNAYGVFKEREMYERVFGDEEKLNKFLRWRVQVLERGVKLLHFKPGGVNSIIQVTDLKDMPKRELRVASNQILSLFQDNYPEMVATKIFINVPWYFSVIYSMFSPFLTHRTKSKFVMSKEGNAAETLYKFIRPEDIPVQYGGLSRPTDSQKGPPKPASEFSIKGGEKVNIQIEGIEGGATISWDIVVGGWDLEYTAEFVPNAEESYAIVVEKPRRMKASDEAVCNSFTTGEAWELIISVDNSLSRKKKVAAYHYTVRKSTTAV